Proteins encoded within one genomic window of Streptomyces rubradiris:
- the asnB gene encoding asparagine synthase (glutamine-hydrolyzing) yields MCGITGWVSFDRDLTTEATALDAMTETMACRGPDARGTWSEGPAALGHRRLAIIDLPGGRQPMSVPTPEGTVAMVYSGEAYNFTELRRELTDRGHRFTTDSDTEVVLHGYLEWGDAVAERLNGMYAFAVWDGRHDKLVMIRDRMGIKPFYYYRTPDGVLFGSEPKAILANPLARARVTLDGLRELFVMIKTPGHAVWDGMAEVEPGTVVTVDRSGLSTRVYWRLETRPHTDDRDTTIATVRSLLDDIVRRQLVADVPRCTLLSGGLDSSAMTSLAARQLAVHGEKVRSFAVDFAGQTDNFVADELRGTPDTPFVHDVARLAGTEHQDIVLDSDALSDPDVRERVIRARDLPSGLGDMDTSLLLLFRAIREKSTVALSGESADEVFGGYLQFFDEEARHADTFPWLANMSRHFGEDADVVRADIAKALDLEGYVADGYRTAVAGIDRLEGESDFEYRMRRMSHLHLTRFVRMLLDRKDRMSMAVGLEVRVPFCDHRLVEYVYNTPWALKSFDGREKSLLREATADLLPKSVYDRVKSPYPSTQDPGYARALQEQVKELLARPSHPVFDLLDRDRVRAATERDTPVSTQAARRGLERALDLAGWLDLYSPELVLG; encoded by the coding sequence ATGTGCGGCATCACCGGATGGGTCTCCTTCGACCGTGATCTGACCACCGAGGCCACCGCCTTGGACGCGATGACCGAGACGATGGCCTGCCGCGGCCCGGACGCCCGCGGCACCTGGAGCGAGGGGCCCGCCGCCCTGGGGCACCGCCGGCTCGCCATCATCGACCTGCCCGGCGGCCGCCAGCCGATGTCCGTGCCCACTCCCGAGGGCACCGTGGCCATGGTCTACTCCGGCGAGGCGTACAACTTCACCGAACTGCGCCGGGAACTCACCGACCGTGGTCACCGGTTCACCACCGACTCCGACACCGAGGTGGTGCTGCACGGCTATCTGGAGTGGGGCGACGCGGTCGCCGAACGGCTCAACGGCATGTACGCGTTCGCCGTGTGGGACGGCCGGCACGACAAGTTGGTGATGATCCGCGACCGCATGGGCATCAAGCCCTTCTACTACTACCGGACCCCCGACGGCGTCCTGTTCGGCTCCGAGCCCAAGGCGATCCTCGCCAACCCGCTGGCCCGGGCCCGCGTCACCCTGGACGGGCTGCGCGAGCTGTTCGTCATGATCAAGACGCCGGGCCACGCCGTCTGGGACGGCATGGCCGAGGTGGAACCCGGCACCGTCGTCACCGTCGACCGCTCCGGCCTGTCCACCCGCGTGTACTGGCGCCTGGAGACCCGTCCGCACACCGACGACCGGGACACCACGATCGCCACCGTGCGCTCGCTCCTCGACGACATCGTGCGCCGCCAGCTGGTCGCCGACGTGCCGCGCTGCACCCTGCTCTCCGGCGGACTCGACTCCTCGGCCATGACCTCGCTCGCCGCCCGGCAGCTCGCCGTCCACGGCGAGAAGGTGCGCAGCTTCGCCGTCGACTTCGCCGGGCAGACCGACAACTTCGTCGCCGATGAGCTGCGCGGCACGCCCGACACGCCCTTCGTGCACGACGTGGCCCGGCTCGCCGGCACCGAGCACCAGGACATCGTGCTCGACTCCGACGCCCTCTCCGACCCCGATGTGCGCGAGCGGGTGATCCGGGCCCGCGACCTGCCGTCCGGGCTCGGCGACATGGACACGTCGCTGCTGCTGCTCTTCCGCGCGATCCGGGAGAAGTCCACGGTGGCCCTGTCCGGCGAGTCCGCCGACGAGGTCTTCGGCGGCTATCTGCAGTTCTTCGACGAGGAGGCGCGCCACGCCGACACCTTCCCGTGGCTGGCGAACATGAGCCGCCACTTCGGGGAGGACGCCGATGTGGTGCGTGCCGATATAGCCAAGGCCCTGGACCTTGAGGGCTATGTGGCCGACGGCTACCGCACCGCCGTCGCCGGCATCGACCGGCTGGAGGGCGAGAGCGACTTCGAGTACCGCATGCGGCGGATGAGCCATCTGCACCTGACCCGCTTCGTGCGCATGCTGCTCGACCGCAAGGACCGCATGAGCATGGCCGTCGGCCTGGAGGTCCGGGTGCCGTTCTGCGACCACCGGCTGGTCGAGTACGTCTACAACACGCCCTGGGCGCTGAAGTCCTTCGACGGCCGGGAGAAGAGCCTGCTCCGGGAGGCGACGGCGGACCTCCTGCCGAAGTCCGTGTACGACAGGGTCAAGAGCCCGTACCCGTCCACCCAGGACCCCGGGTACGCCCGCGCGCTCCAGGAGCAGGTCAAGGAGCTGCTGGCCCGGCCCTCCCACCCCGTGTTCGACCTGCTCGACCGGGACCGGGTGCGGGCGGCCACCGAACGCGACACACCGGTGAGCACCCAGGCCGCCCGGCGCGGACTGGAACGCGCCCTGGACCTCGCCGGGTGGCTGGACCTGTACTCGCCGGAACTGGTCCTCGGCTGA
- a CDS encoding chemotaxis protein: MEHALSPATLAELRRPRPYPAVSVLTPTHRRQRGNGQDQVRLRNALTEARRRLESDPAVTRERRADVEAQLDRALAEVDLSHPEDGLVIFAAPGEHQVWSLARPVPERVVLADTFLTRNLVSAHAAERPFWVLSLSADRVTLWNGGAGRVVEEHWGGFPLTRARENFDAERLMRIGDQPSTFRDEGTRRFLREADTAMSRILRQAPRPLYLTGEQAALSLMEEAGTVARHAVPIRRGGLAHAGPEAVWQAIRPVLEEESRKNAASVVRDLTSARGRRAYAAGVDELWQSARDGRVRLLAVEENYRTTVRETGDHLEPARPGDPDVRDDIVDEIVERCLETGADVRFVPDGTLGDADGIAGVLRY; this comes from the coding sequence ATGGAGCACGCACTGAGTCCCGCGACCCTCGCCGAACTGCGCCGCCCGCGCCCCTATCCGGCGGTCTCCGTGCTGACCCCGACGCACCGCCGGCAACGCGGGAACGGCCAGGACCAGGTCCGGCTGCGCAACGCACTGACCGAGGCGCGCCGGCGGCTGGAGTCCGACCCGGCCGTCACCCGTGAGCGGCGTGCCGACGTCGAGGCGCAACTCGACCGGGCCCTGGCCGAGGTCGACCTGTCACACCCCGAGGACGGTCTGGTGATCTTCGCCGCGCCGGGTGAGCACCAGGTGTGGTCCCTGGCCCGGCCCGTTCCCGAGCGGGTGGTGCTGGCGGACACCTTCCTGACCCGCAACCTGGTGTCGGCCCACGCTGCCGAACGGCCCTTCTGGGTGCTGTCGCTCTCCGCCGACCGCGTCACGCTGTGGAACGGCGGCGCCGGCCGCGTCGTGGAGGAGCACTGGGGCGGCTTCCCGCTGACGCGCGCCCGGGAGAACTTCGACGCCGAGCGGCTCATGCGGATCGGCGACCAGCCGAGCACCTTCCGCGACGAGGGCACGCGCCGGTTCCTGCGGGAGGCGGACACCGCCATGAGCAGGATCCTGCGCCAGGCGCCCCGGCCGCTGTACCTCACCGGCGAGCAGGCCGCGCTGTCCCTGATGGAGGAGGCCGGCACCGTCGCGCGCCACGCCGTGCCGATACGGCGTGGCGGGCTCGCCCACGCCGGTCCGGAGGCGGTGTGGCAGGCCATCCGGCCGGTCCTGGAGGAGGAGTCCCGCAAGAACGCCGCGTCCGTCGTGCGGGACCTGACCTCGGCGCGCGGGCGCCGGGCCTACGCGGCCGGGGTGGACGAGCTGTGGCAGAGCGCCCGGGACGGCCGCGTCCGGCTGCTCGCCGTGGAGGAGAACTACCGGACGACCGTCCGCGAGACCGGCGACCACCTGGAACCGGCCCGGCCCGGCGACCCGGACGTCCGCGACGACATCGTGGACGAGATCGTCGAGCGGTGCCTGGAGACCGGAGCCGACGTGCGCTTCGTCCCGGACGGCACGCTGGGCGACGCGGACGGCATCGCCGGGGTGCTGCGGTACTGA